A window of Branchiostoma floridae strain S238N-H82 chromosome 9, Bfl_VNyyK, whole genome shotgun sequence genomic DNA:
GTTGCTGGTAAATGCTTTAGAAGTATCTGAATTATTAAAGAATGACCAGTAACAATAGAGTAGATTTGTGGACATAAAAAGGCACAAGGGATATTTTGAATTTCGTCGATCTTTTGGAATCAACAAATTTAGCCCATGGAAGTTTAAAGTCTACGCGGTCGGCTTTATTAGTAGAATATCCCACATCATCTCTTAGGATATGGCTTTCCACGATTCAAGACACCTTGTAAAAGTGATGAAATCATGTGTGGACTTTGATACATTACTCGGCACATATGCTTAATAAAGCCCCGAATATCCCACTTGCACAATATCTATTCTAAACTTACAAATGCGTTGAGGCTTTAGATCCTCAAaagttttttgttctttctttcttttcataaCAGGATTTGCTTGGAGGAAGAGGAAGTAAGAAAATGGGTTATATTCCTACCTAGCTCCAGGCGACACTTAATTAGGGAACACATggaatgaatacatgtacacgaaTAGATCTTATACGCTGTACGTTTTAACACAGAAGTGTATTTATTTGCCACTGCAGATGTGCAACAAACATGGTAAAGATCAAGCATTGACTGACAACATTAGTAACAGCTTTTGTAAGATgatgatatataatacaaataACATTTTATCACGCAATTTTGCAAACTTACATATCCTCGAGTCTCACAGTCTACATTCTAGGGGTGGAATTAACAAAACCTGCACCCTAAACATGTGGAGAAGGAGcctatatttatatatatgacAAGACAACCTGTAGCTTAAGAATATTATATAACCTTAACACCaaatcttttttctttatgaatTATCCTTTTATACATTTTCCAAACACAGGGCACAAATATAGAAAACTAATACATGTGAAACACAAATCGAAGTCAACCTGCACCCTATCTGACACGATTGTGACATTTCAATTAACAGATACACACTAAAATACCAAATGGCATAGTAGTTTACAAATCAATGTTCACAAGTCTTTGGGTAGAACCACCTGAATCTGAATTTCTAATCGTGCCAACATGCGTCAACAATTTCTTTCTAATGTCCTATACCGATGTTTCATACACGACAACTCCTTTGGGAGTCAGATATTTAAATGTTGCAAGCTTTACCTCACATTTTTCTTCCACGAAGAACACATCCATTTGCCGCCGTGATCTTGCGACTCTCGTGTCTTTGTTCTGGTTGTAACTCCTTAGATCGTTGGCTTTGCCCCGATTCAGACGCAGTGCGTTCCGTACGCTTTCCCGAAACTTCTGGCTAATGAAGACATACAGGATGGGGTTGACGCAGCTGTTGGCGTAGGACATGACCATGGCGACGTGAGACACCGCCAGCATCGGCGTCAGCGGCAGGTCTGTGATGAGGTTCAGGAGCTGACACACGTGGAACGGCAGCCAGCAAACCACGAACGTCACCACGATGGCGCTCACCGTCTTGGTCACTCTGGTCCGCATGTTGGCAGAGACTCTGGCCACGGCGGCGTGAGTGGACGTGTTGCGCCTGAGATGACGGATGACCATCAGATAAGACACGCTGATCACTGACAGTGGTATAAGGAAACCCAGGATAAAGGTGTAAGAAATGAAGGCTTGGTGCCAGAACATGGCGTTGTCAGCGGGCCAGTCTAGCATGCATCTGTAGTTTCCGTTCATCAACATGACGGTATCACTGACCGTCATGACAGGGATGGCCAGTAGGATCGCCGCTAACCACACGGACAAGCTGACGGCGACCGCTACCTTCGGCTGGCGGAGATGGGGGTGGCTGGAGGCGCGGACGATGGCCAGGTAGCGGTCCACGCTCAACACGGCCATGTTGAACACCGTGGTGAACATGTTGATGGCGTCCATGGACAGGACGATCTTACACATGCCTCTCCCGAACACCCACCTCCCCATGGCTGCCGAGGCGGAGATGAACGGTATGCCGAGCATGAAGAGTGTATCAGCTAATGATAGGTTCAGTATGTAGTACTTAGTAACATCCTTTACCTTGGTGTATCCCAGCAACACGTAGATCACTAGCAAGTTCCCAAGAAGACCCACCACTGATACTGTTCCGTACATCACGGGGCCTACGATAGTCGTGATGGGGCTCGGGTCCATCTGCGCCGTCAGGAAGTAGTCCGTTCCGTTCACGCTGCTCCAGTTGCCAATGGTAAAGTCGTCAGGAATTCTCATTGTGGTTGAGCGTTGGATAAGATCAGAGGAAACGGCTCTTAACTTGGAGATATCTACGGTACTGGTATTGCTAGAGTTGAAAGAGTTCGGGGCAATACCGTTTAAAAGTGAAGCTTCTTGGCGCGATGCCGTAACCGATCTCAGAGCTCATACACGCGTTTCAACTTCTGCCTTCAACGAGCCAGACGTCAAACTGAGACTCTTTCAGACCCTTCCTTTGACTAGCTTAAAAGCCGACCAATagacctgtcaatcacaatgCGTGGAAACGAAGTCACGTGTCTCTAAAGGGATTTGATTGGTGCATCACCTCCCACACGAAGTACGAATTAACAAGGCGGTACACATTAACAAAGCGGAATCCACGTCATAGTCTTTGCGATTTCACTCCAGGGGTTTGAAGCGACGCTGCCTACTCTGGTTGTAACTTGATATTCTATATTAGTATTGAGCCTGAAATTTGACATCGGTCTCAGCTGCTATGCTGCAAAAGTACCAATTAATCAGTTCATATAAAGAGTAACACCAAAGGGTTTTAGCATGGTTTTTGTAAACAGACGCAGACTTGTCTACTACAAATACAGTCTGAAAAACATGAGAatcaagatgataaaaataTACATACTACATAATGAATAGTGAAGCCGTTTACGTATATGGAgacacaagtacattttatcAATCGCACCTGAGCTCGTATGTGCTTCCCAACAATGACTCACGTTACCTTGCTGTGTTAAACTGCTTTGTCCTAATGTGACTAAGGCGTAAAATAATTCAGCTAGCTTCACCTTAAATGACATCTCAATTCAGATTCTTATAACAAACATGTTAATTTATTCAGTGCTCAAGCTCATGCATTCCTGTGACATTCACATTCAACAAACTTGATTGAAGACACACGTAATGTTTATCACTCCATGTgcaatacgaggggcgtgcaattagtaatggtcctgacccatttcccatagcaggagattaatgaaacttggcacagttattagtctttctcttcataggaatcacccagagttatgcatttctcccatcgtttgatgcagctctggacaccgattttgtaggacaccccaggttggtcctccaactgatgcctcatcaatggcacaagagggacgaccaggtctgggagctgtttccacagacttccagccacgtttgaattcaggatgccagcgttttacaaggtcatatgatggggcatcatcaccataagtttcatttatttcatcaaaagtcttctttggtgtgcgtcctttcaaatacaaaaaccggatcactgcgcgacactcaactggttccatttcacacctggtccatttcgcacctgactaagttcaaacaccagtaaatcagaaaccacaattagttcagagctgtcttttgcaacataacccatagagatatgaattattacacatacaaaatttcatttagatcagacaactggaagtgggtcaggaccattacttattgcacgcccctcgtatatagctaagctaatggcacaacccgccgtacgtgctttttgtccgtacgttttgtTAGGTCATAtccgccatgttttttttttctgaaacgtGGAGAAGTAATGGCAGGAAGATCAGTGAGGAAGAACatctcaacgcacgtcactcgcacggatGCACAATGTGCACgtacgtggtctgcacgccacgcctggtcgtgagccggttgcgtgcatcgttcgttgcgcaattCGCAAGTAGTAAGTGAATTACACGTTTAATCTCTGTGCGACtgccacgttaccgtatgcaggcTCTACTTACACGTACTGTGTACGTACGGTGTCCTCACTCGCTTTATGGGAcacgcgcgtcgcccgtacaGGCTCGTACAGGAGGAGGGGGTGGCGGGCGAATCTGCAGCTCGatggcaaacaaagttttgcccGCACATTAagttctatggcgtgtctgcgtgctccaaaatccgtcggatccctcacgagttcgtacggaggtggtatTCACCAtatacggatcccaaaagattacccacgttttgccacgtagacagcacgtacttGCACGTACGATGGgttatgcccttagctttacagaTTGCAGAATGTATTTTTTATCACTCCCTATGCCCTGTGCAATAGTTTTAGATTGTAGAAATACTAGTCTTAACTTCGAATTCCTTGTACTTAACAAGTTTACCCTTACCCATGCAATAGGAgacacaagtacattttatcACTTCCTGTGCAAAACTTTTTTAAGAACAAAGAAATTGATCTGATAATTTCATGCAATTCATTTTCATGTcgtagactccgttgcagtcttcgaacggggttGTTttttatcggggggggggggggggggttgtttcgcgattttcaacgttggctgggttctcttgtgccgggaaagggagtttgccgaggaagcgAGTTTGCTGTGAAAGGGNNNNNNNNNNNNNNNNNNNNNNNNNNNNNNNNNNNNNNNNNNNNNNNNNNNNNNNNNNNNNNNNNNNNNNNNNNNNNNNNNNNNNNNNNNNNNNNNNNNNAGTGTGGTGATAACAGAAGTTCATCACCAATAGCATATTTTTAATCATCTATGTCACCAGCATCCTCGTTCTCATTGGTCGGTTCACAGGCTGAAAAGTCGTGATTGGCCAAGTGTCCCTCGGGACAGGCCTCGCACGTGACGTCATCCTTTAGGTATTCTCCCTGTGCACACCGCACACACACCCAACAGCAGGAGTCTCCACGCTGGGTCACCTTTCTCTCACCGAGGGAGCACGGATCGCTGCACACCGACTTCGGGATGCCTTCTTCTGAAAAAACTGTCCCTTCTTCATCGCCTGGAGAAGAAGTGTTGGTCTCATTCTCCCTAGCGTGCCCTGGCCAGTGTATGTGTTGCGGGTTGAGATCAAGAGGGTTGGAAGAAAAGCCGTTCCATTGCCCAGCGGGTCGAAAGCGAGTGTTCCCGCCTTTGGTGTGGACGGAGAAGATGTTGTATCGTTCGGGAAGCGAGAGCGGAGTGATCCGTGTGGAGTCAAAGGTTACCTCTTCACCATGAGCCACTGTGGTTAACAACAGTatgatcacgtgtctgtaactctcgcgagtttacgatCTGAAGTAATTGGTtattattgatcctgaagaagacttAAGTGATCGTTTTAAATTTGGTCCGTGTGCACATTTTATTATTAGTGTCGGAAGAAAGTTAAGAATTGTACAAAAGACATGTTTACATGACAGTCGATATTCTTTTTTGGTAATGGTACGGTTACAATAGTCGAAGGTCATCGTACGAatttgtattttattacctggatgtctatcatTAATCGACGTATGTGCTAGCAATAATTTGTGATACGCGAGATGTCGTGGCAGTTTGTAGAAATAATCTATCCATGCAGACAATAAGTTAATCAACATGAAATCAACACAGCTGTGTAATGAGTCCATACCTCCAAACGTCACGTTGGCGATGAAGTTCATCAGGAGTTCTGTATCCAGGTTCTCCATCTGCGGACACAGGCGGTGGCCATGGCGTCCGCGGGGGCACACCTCCTCATGCATGTCGTGTAACGCACTGGTTACAACTGAGACCGCATCCTGCACTCCACGTACCCACTTGTGTTGAGACACTGTGATATCCTCTTCACCTGTTAGCGTGTCagatatatacaaacataaggtggtatctcactacactttgggcactgcggggttcgaaacaTTACGAAATGAATTTagaagataaagaacgaatgttcttacgttttgtgtatttggtTGACTTCTAAGTCAAGCTTTTACGTATTTCGCAACATctaaaaaatcggcgaaaataacacaacagtgtcgcagtgaacgaaccccgcagtgctgcacctgtgccacaagtgcagcgagataccatCTTTAGATAAATGAAATTCGAAAACGTTAAACTTTGTAATTTTTCACAACATCGCTGTAAGTCCCCTATCCCATAGTCAACGGGTTTTGGCCGTATTTGTGTCACTCAGTGGCAGAGCAgccttacctgtacatgtgcaagGTTCACCTACGCCCCCTTGCGACAGTGACTCGGAAACGCACTGGACGTGATGCTCCCAGTACTCTCCAAACCACGGGTTCCTCTTGTTGTTATGCGGTCTAAGCTTGGAGAAGTACTTTGCAAACTCTACAGTGTTAAACAGAAAATGACCACCACCAAAATCAAATTATGACCACATGATAAGCTATAGATGTTACAATGAATCAACTAAGTAACAGTGTAAGTATGAAATGAAAACGTAATCATTTAACGTCCAGAAACTGTAAAAAGTTAGTTTGTTATGTAACGTTTTGGCTTTTTAACATTAGCTTAGATAATTTAAATTTGCATTCCACTATGCAGTGATTCTGATTTTGGTAGCCTCAAGAGTGTCTCTCACAACAGTATTGATACATTTCTTTATCCTACTTAACAACAAGATATTTCACTAAAGCGACGACCTCGCTACGTCCGCTGAGCAACCTAAAATTAGCCAGGACGTAGACTATAGACCATTCTTATTTTTCACACGACATGGAAGCTGCTCATAAAAGTCGTATGAAacacaataattttttttcaaagtctttgcCTATGAACGGAAGACTAGTGTTCAAAGAACCATTAGGGATTGCTAAATGATCGCTAAAGACGTCTTCACGCTTGCAGGTTTGGCCACTGTACGAGCTCGAGTGCTCAAGGATCCCGGAGTAAGAGTTTCTACTAAAACATCTTTTGTCCATTGTTTGCTTTAGATCGCTTCGCGAAGGCTATGTAGTGGGATGTGGGAATGGGTTGGGGTGGGTGTGGTACTTTACCTTCCAGCTGTTCCGACTCACGGTCATGGGCGAGAGTGATAACGCTCTCCCCACAACTGGACGTCAGGACGTCATCTCTGTGCCAGGTCTCCCCGCCAAGCCACACAAAGTGATTCACAGCGCCCATCCTGAAAGCAAAACATACAGAGTGCGCCCACAAACCGTTTGTATTAAACATGTTGTTACACAACTGTTCCCCTGTAGGCATTGACAACAAAGTTCAGGAAGCTACGAAATTTTGCTAgtaaaggaaaaaaacaacattgcagAGACCTGAAAGCAAGGAACATCATGGTCAGAAAAGAAAGTATCGGAGCTGAAGATGCATTTTAGGAAAAGAGGCGAAGAAAGTCCAGGAGAGTGTCTAGACCACTGCAACAGCAGCAGAAtagtgatgataatgataatgctGTTGATAATaatgctgctgctgctgatgttaacgttgttgttCATATTGATGCTGCTGATATAGTTGATGCTGCTGATGTTCCTGCTGGTTTTGTCGATGCTGATGTTgctattgatgatgatgatggttttaATGATTATTATACTGATGTCGATACTTCTGATGCTATTGATGATGATGGCGAAGTCAATCCTTTCTCATCCTTCCTACTTCCTTCTCTGGTTCAGTACGGATTCCAACATTTTCAAACGTGAAACAATGAAAGCTTATATATATTCTGACATTATGATACATGGCGCTCACCTTTCAGCGGCAGAGAAAAGACTGCTGGCCTGTCTGTCGGTACTGAACACCACCACTCCCACCGCACGTGCGTGCTGCAACAGCCCTTCTATAACCCGGTCCATGTCAGCTGCACCCGCATCTCGTGGAATCTTCTGGTAAGTTGCCATGCAAATACCTTGACGAAAGCCGCCAAAAAAcacataccaaaaattttaAGTCACGTTTTAATCAACTGCAAGATGTGGTATAAAGGGAAAAGGCAATGATCTTTCCAGATGAAATATCTTGCACAaggataggggtgggtaccggtacagaaaattcaggtccaggtccggttcaggtccaggaatcaggtccggacctgaacctggacctgattcattatgtgaaaacgtatgaatggacgatactaaaaacaatggtccattttgctgcaaAGATATCTGTTaagtgtagtattcgactccacTGGCGTtttcaaaatcctacaaggctaactgcctctgtacgattgaatgtaaaagttggtaaaatgactatagAGTCCACTCTGCTTCGCTCATGCTATTTGCCTAGACCGGTAACCCCGAAAACATTTTCCAATCGGTTCAACATCCGGTccccgaattttttcaggtccggtttttctggaccggtccaatgacaaaaaccggttttgtaccggtacgcatgaaagtacaataaaggtattcattcattcattcgttcgtttcTTCGTTCCTTCGTTCATTTATTTGTTCGTTctttcgttcgttcattcaataattcatacatacatttgcTCGTTCGTCCATGATCTAGTTTACCAATCGCTCTTGAATTCTTTTCCtttaatacagaaaaaaatctgtaccTCTTCCAGACTTCTTAGCCTCCTCTAGAAAGGCATCTGCGTTCTGTTCGTAGTACCTCCCCTCAGAGACGACCAGAGACACGTAGTTCCAGCCTAACTCCTGCACGATGTCGGCCAAGACGGCGGCCTGATTTGTCTCTGATGGCGCCGACTGGAAAAAGTACTCAAACTCCGGTAGGAGACCCGAGGTGTCGGGCGAGAAGGAGATCTGAGGCACCTGGAGAAcaacatgtcatttttttttttacaagaataACTCTATCATTGCTTACAAACGCACTGATATAAGACGAGGATTTGCCCAAAGTGCCAAGTTTTGACTGTCTAGAACATTGTAAAAAAGATAGTAACTGTAAAATGTTTCATCATGTTCGGGCATTTTTACCGGAGCCATCGCATTCATTGGTTCTCAAGATTGGTATTAATTGTTTCTGGTTCTCGATAAGTTTACCGCCATATGCTAGAACGCATAGGACGATGCTAGTCTTTCCCGGTCTTGTCTTGACCTGTGTGCAAATCCGGGTGGCCGATTCATCGGAATTTGAACCACATGTAGTGGATGCATGTGTAGACCTCTACACCATGCGGACACGACGCAGTAGTGTCTATAAAATGGCGTATTctcttttaaatgttttaatgtttACCTTGAATAACCCCAGAAGCTCGGCGACCACTTTTACGGCCTCGGTGCGACTGGTGGGCCCAATGACACAGACCGGTTGTTTGTGTTTGCGGCCGTGATGAGGCCTAGAACCGTCAGCACAGAAGGCGTCATCTGGCCCTCTATCCCGGTGTACAAACGTCATGGCTCCCTGCACACTCCGTAACGGATCCTTGCACGTGTCAAGTATATGAGCGCCTAGACTGATGCCTATAACCGATAAGAAACAAATTGGATGTAAAAGATCGTGTCCCTAGATTTTCTTGGTTATACGTTGAAAATGACAAGCTCGTTATGGATAGGTATTTGGTGTTGTGCGGTCCCAATTGTtggcggtcgcggtcgcgttggccagttTGTCGTTATGAAGaggttgcttaatgcttacgtcaataagAAAAATGTTCGGGACCGAGTAAAAGCGATTTGACTGTTTATACAGATATTTCTAAGTTGCAACAATATAACATTGTTTTATTCTCTTAACATTTAATATGTTTCTATTGCTTCTTAGATTATGTAAGGGATTCTATTGTCAAGTGACCTACCATTGGCATTTCAATGCTACCTTTACGTGAAAACAATCCCAAAGCGCAATATCGTTACCTGGTAGTATCTTGCCATCTCTGTTGACTTGGTCGATGGCAAACAGCATGGCCTCCAGAGCCTGAACCCCGGGTACCGACACATGCCCGCACGTCCCGTCCGGCCCGGGCTCGTGTAGCGGGAACAGGCCACCCAGGATCACGTCTCCCTCCAGGAGAAGTCTCTTCTCACCGTGTTCCCGGGATGAAACCACGCGTAGAAGTGACAAACAGCATATAAAGACCAGTTCAAGGCACGGTCTATGTTTTCCCCCAGCCATGGTGCTTCCTTGCGGCTTGGAACCAAGAAGGACTTCTGTCAACCTAAGCGTATGCTGTGTCCTCGGTGCCCGCTATCACGTCAAATAACTTCCTTGTCAAATAATTGCCAGATGATGTACTGCGCTTTTGCAGGGTTAAGGTTCGGGTTTTGTTAGGATTTAATCCTCCACAGCGCGATCCCTCTAGACAATATTCGCCGGAATTCTCCTTGACAATTGTAATGTACCACAAGTTTGTAAAGCACTTGTCTTCTTTTAGGTGTACTGGAAACCCACAAGCAGTATCAGGACAAATATCTGACGGGACAAATATCCAATTTGACTCCGGAACAATGACGAGTAAATTTGATAATTCAGGACTGCCCTACACCATATGGTTCGCCCGGCCGAGGTCATTTTCTGGCCAATTTAGAGCTAACTACGCGTGAAATAACCGTCTCTGCATGTCACCCTCAATTACTGAGTAGATATCGTCAAAGTAGATCACGATATATAGATAATGATGAGTGACTCTCCAACACGCACGGAGAAAGTGTTTTGCGTATGTTTACAGATGCTGAAATAACATATGAAATCTTAAGCTGCCATGTATTTCGTAACTCTACTGTAACATGCATGTTTAACATCAACTCAGTCCCCAGCATACAGTAAAGATGTTATCCCCCAAAGAACAACTAAAGACTCTCGAGCTTATATTCCCttgaaatttgttgttttgtgaacTTCTTGTTCATTTCTCTTGAAGGTTCATCTTCAATAATACCTGGTCTGTTCTATGCACATTATGGATGAAACACTGCGCCTGCGGAAAACTCTGGACTCTGGCCAATTCCATTTCCTGCTACTTTCTTCTCCCCTCTGGTAGCATTGATCCACCTTCCCGCACATGGCTCTCGAGGCAATACCTTAAGGTATCAACCCTGCCTTTCCTGGCTAAGAAAAAAGGTATAAGGGCGCCTTGCTTATGAATTTTAATTAGCTAACCTAATTTGTCACTGGCCAATCAGCACATTTCGAATAAACAGCGTACGTCGCGTTATGCCAGTGCTGTCATATTGCTCTTGAATATCAATGATGCGCCTTCATGGTGCCCTTGGACAACACGAAGGcatttctctgattggctaacagtTGGTTCGTGGCCACGCCCCTGATACCGTTTTTCTGAAGCTGGAAAGGCAGGGTTGATATCACAAGACATTGCCGCGAGAGTAAACCCTTTGTGGGAGGGTGCCTTAATAAAACTTCTTGTTAATTTCCCAAGTGTGCCCTGAACAAAAAATGCTAAATTGAGTAACTAGGGATGCACACAactacaaacaaataaacaaacggacaaacaaaacaagcaaacaatcaAACACATCGAATGACTGCAAAATCTCggttttcacggaggtaaataTCACATGCCCCATAGGAGACATAACATGTGGTTACAGAAGATATGTGTTTTGGTCGTGCCCCACTAAATGACCCACATTACCGTAATAGTGGGCTATCCAAAGCCTCTCCATATGCCATCATAATAGTACTGGAAATGGCACACAGACATTATGCATATATGTGGAAATAACAGTTAAGAGTAGGAAATAACAGTGAAGAGTGATGTACAAGCTGACCCGGACAACAGCTTATTATGGTTAGTGCTGTGTAATTCACCGTGTAATGGCTTTCTTTTTTGGAGTCCCCAGTGGTTTTATATCCGGCTTGCTATCGGTGTGCATGCAACTCGACATGCAGCATGCGATCTTAAAGGTTtattatgtaacattttggACCCGAAATTCTTGAGAATAAAACCTTTGTGTGATAACATATGCAGCCTGTTTTTAGCATATTCAAATCGTTATCTAGTCTTTCTAGTGCTTGTGTATGATAAATATATAGCTAGCTACACAACGTCTGGCTACATTTTTGAAACCGTCATAGAATAAACATTCcgttgtaaacaacaacatgctgTACACTGCTAGGTCCCGTAGAACTGGCCAATTaggtacacaaacacactcaatATTAGGTAGATAACAGCATATGTTATCAATAACTTCTTTGAAACACTTTTCAATGTCTCTCCCGTGAGGGTAGAATGCAATTACAAATTCAATTTATTTTGTAGGGCATCAATAAAGTGGGGTTATGATTTCATCAAACAATAcgaaaatcatcatcatcgttcggctgcagcgcaggcgactgcaagcctcCTCCAGTTCCGCCTATCGGCAGCGAGCTGGCGAAGCTGCCTGGGGGTGATCTGGTGATACGAAAATACTTTAATACTTTTAACATTGTGATTATCCTTCCACATCATAGCTAATTTTTGATTGAattaagacctttattgtacgtttaagctctctaacaagctaagtataTTTCGAGGTGAAGAGACTGATACAGTTCCTAGTGATTCTATGTAAAAAAATTGTGCAAGGTGAGATACAAAACTTAAACTTCAAAGTCTAAATTATGTTAAATTTA
This region includes:
- the LOC118422131 gene encoding metabotropic glutamate receptor 4-like, producing MAGGKHRPCLELVFICCLSLLRVVSSREHGEKRLLLEGDVILGGLFPLHEPGPDGTCGHVSVPGVQALEAMLFAIDQVNRDGKILPGISLGAHILDTCKDPLRSVQGAMTFVHRDRGPDDAFCADGSRPHHGRKHKQPVCVIGPTSRTEAVKVVAELLGLFKVPQISFSPDTSGLLPEFEYFFQSAPSETNQAAVLADIVQELGWNYVSLVVSEGRYYEQNADAFLEEAKKSGRGICMATYQKIPRDAGAADMDRVIEGLLQHARAVGVVVFSTDRQASSLFSAAERMGAVNHFVWLGGETWHRDDVLTSSCGESVITLAHDRESEQLEEFAKYFSKLRPHNNKRNPWFGEYWEHHVQCVSESLSQGGVGEPCTCTGEEDITVSQHKWVRGVQDAVSVVTSALHDMHEEVCPRGRHGHRLCPQMENLDTELLMNFIANVTFGVAHGEEVTFDSTRITPLSLPERYNIFSVHTKGGNTRFRPAGQWNGFSSNPLDLNPQHIHWPGHARENETNTSSPGDEEGTVFSEEGIPKSVCSDPCSLGERKVTQRGDSCCWVCVRCAQGEYLKDDVTCEACPEGHLANHDFSACEPTNENEDAGDIDD
- the LOC118423624 gene encoding somatostatin receptor type 5-like gives rise to the protein MRIPDDFTIGNWSSVNGTDYFLTAQMDPSPITTIVGPVMYGTVSVVGLLGNLLVIYVLLGYTKVKDVTKYYILNLSLADTLFMLGIPFISASAAMGRWVFGRGMCKIVLSMDAINMFTTVFNMAVLSVDRYLAIVRASSHPHLRQPKVAVAVSLSVWLAAILLAIPVMTVSDTVMLMNGNYRCMLDWPADNAMFWHQAFISYTFILGFLIPLSVISVSYLMVIRHLRRNTSTHAAVARVSANMRTRVTKTVSAIVVTFVVCWLPFHVCQLLNLITDLPLTPMLAVSHVAMVMSYANSCVNPILYVFISQKFRESVRNALRLNRGKANDLRSYNQNKDTRVARSRRQMDVFFVEEKCEVKLATFKYLTPKGVVVYETSV